A window of Sphingobacterium kitahiroshimense genomic DNA:
CCTGAAGAATTGTGGTTACTCCAATTTGTAATGGAATATAAAATAAAAGACGGATTAATTGCCGAAGCTTGGACAATTCCTATCGAAGGAGATGTTTATGATACTTTTTGGACGCCTGGCTCCAAATTTAAAAATCCTTCAAACCCTTTAATTTCCGAAAAACCTCAAACCATTTCAGAAAGTTTGGCCAATTCATATTCGTTGGAAAATGAAAAAATTGTAAGAGATTTTTATCATTATTTCTGGAACAGCGATTTGGATAGTATGGCAAAAAATATAGTAGATGACTTTGAATTATGGGTGCCTGGGAATAGCTTTCTTTCAGGTACTTATAAAACAAAACAAGGTTATCTCGCGTTTAGAGACAAGCTACTCTCGAATGTTGCAGGTGACCGGTACAAACTGGATTGGGAATCTTTTGCTTGCTCAGAAAAAGAAGTTTTTGTGAAAGAACATATCAGAATGAATCGTAGCTGGGACGAACAAATCAAGACCAATTTTGCTGTTTTCCATTTCCAGCTTGAGAACGGTAAAATAATTAGAATTAATGATATTCCTTTAGATGCTATAGCGTACGATGATTTTTTTACAAAAAAGTAAACTATTACCTTTTCTACTAACACATCACTAAGAGATTTATACTATGGATATTACTCCGCTTGTTCAGCATTTCGCTAAGTTCATTTCTCTTGATGAGAAAGAGATTGAGCTCTTAGGTCTTTTGGTAAGGCATCACACCATTAAGAAAAAAGAGTTTCTTTTAAAAGAAGGAGAAATTTGTTTATACGACAGTTTCATTGTTAAGGGTTGTGTAAAGATTTTTCAAATAGATGCACAGGGTAAGGAACATATTATCTCTTTTGCGATAGA
This region includes:
- a CDS encoding nuclear transport factor 2 family protein, yielding MENFYNAFSKGEFEEIFQYVTPDFVMHVPGKGLNAGEYWYKEGFKKFLDHIVSFGGGVFSLSIPAIAVNVDSVFTREQIRMNRKENPEELWLLQFVMEYKIKDGLIAEAWTIPIEGDVYDTFWTPGSKFKNPSNPLISEKPQTISESLANSYSLENEKIVRDFYHYFWNSDLDSMAKNIVDDFELWVPGNSFLSGTYKTKQGYLAFRDKLLSNVAGDRYKLDWESFACSEKEVFVKEHIRMNRSWDEQIKTNFAVFHFQLENGKIIRINDIPLDAIAYDDFFTKK